A region from the Plasmodium berghei ANKA genome assembly, chromosome: 9 genome encodes:
- a CDS encoding ribosome biogenesis regulatory protein, putative produces the protein MSLDFCSQHLLAYDNSLITSENEIKSKTEENFALVLKKINELTNQRNDEGELFYNLTQDNVFNLPRYSKFPEAKKPTKWELFSQKKLKKKKNKHGLIYDENSKGWVRRFQKKQIKINKEKSDFVHEYKPNDNIYDDPFEKMEEEKDIKKMKQKMREMKNKFEQQGISSQDIKYIQKQKRKRENLIDNLKMAQISSSTFGRYDKKLKKEKKLKVKNSKIINQKCEKRLLKDEINQNNKLAEIVLKSL, from the exons atgagttTGGATTTCTGTTCTCAGCACCTTCTTGCTTATGATAATTCCCTGATAACATCTGAAAAtga GATAAAAAGCAAAACCGAAGAAAATTTCGCATTagttttgaaaaaaataaatgaattaacAAATCAGAGAAATGATGAAGGTGAATTGTTTTATAATCTAACCCAAGATAATGTATTTAATTTGCCACGATATTCGAAATTTCCTGAAGCTAAAAAGCCAACAAAATGGGAACTATtttctcaaaaaaaattaaaaaaaaaaaaaaataaacatggTTTAATATATGACGAAAATAGTAAGGGTTGGGTAAGAAGgtttcaaaaaaaacaaataaaaataaacaaagaAAAATCCGATTTTGTTCATGAATATAAAccaaatgataatatttatgacGATCcatttgaaaaaatggaggaagaaaaagatattaaaaaaatgaaacaaaaaatgagagaaatgaaaaataaattcgaACAACAAGGTATTTCATCACAAGAcatcaaatatatacagAAGCAAAAAAGGAAACGGGAAAATCTGATTGATAATCTTAAAAT GGCCCAAATTTCATCTTCCACATTCGGGCGATATGAcaaaaaactaaaaaaagaaaaaaaacttaaagtaaaaaacagtaaaataataaatcagAAATGTGAAAAACGTTTACTaaaagatgaaataaatcagaataataaattagcagaaattgttttaaaatcTCTTTAG